In Mauremys reevesii isolate NIE-2019 linkage group 8, ASM1616193v1, whole genome shotgun sequence, a single genomic region encodes these proteins:
- the PHYKPL gene encoding 5-phosphohydroxy-L-lysine phospho-lyase isoform X2 — MQARPETLALRRQLIGASCKLFFPEEPVKIVRAKGQYIYDEHGREYLDCINNVSHVGHCHPDVVKAAHEQNQLLNTNSRYLHDNLVDYAKRLSKTLPEKLCTFYFLNSGSEANDLALRLARQYTKHKDVIVLDHAYHGHLTSLIDISPYKFRNLEGQKEWVHVAPLPDTYRGMYREDHKDSVLAYANEVKKIIEQAQKKGRKIAAFFIESLPSVGGQIIPPEGYFQMIAEHIHKAGGVFVADEIQVGFGRVGKCFWAFQLQGEDFVPDIVTMGKPMGNGHPIACVATTKEIAEAFADTGVEYFNTFGGNPVSCAIGLAVLDVIEKEHLQAHATQVGNFLMELLNQQKVKHPIIGDVRGVGLFIGVDLIKDQEKRTPATKEAEYLITRLKREYIMLSTDGPGRNVLKFKPPLCFTMDNAKLVVEKMDEILTDMEREKTCEPEGNHH, encoded by the exons ATGCAGGCCCGGCCGGAGACACTCGCCCTGCGGAGGCAGCTCATCGG CGCTTCCTGCAAGCTCTTTTTTCCTGAAGAGCCAGTGAAGATTGTTAGGGCAAAAGGCCAGTATATATATGATGAACATGGAAGAGAATACCTTGACTGTATCAACAATGTGTCTCATG TTGGGCACTGCCATCCTGATGTAGTAAAAGCAGCACATGAACAGAATCAGTTGCTAAATACAAATTCTCGCTATCTCCATGACAATTTGGTGGATTATgcaaagagactttctaaaacaCTGCCTGAGAAGCTGTGCACGTTCTATTTTTTGAATTCAGG ATCAGAAGCCAATGATCTTGCCTTGAGATTGGCACGACAATATACAAAACACAAGGATGTTATTGTTCTGGACCA tgcTTACCATGGACATCTGACATCCTTGATTGACATAAGTCCATATAAATTCAGAAATCTAGAAGGACAAAAGGAATGGGTCCACGTG GCTCCTCTCCCAGACACATACCGTGGAATGTACAGAGAAGACCATAAAGATTCAGTCCTAGCCTATGCCAACGAAGTGAAAAAAATAATTGAGCAAGCACAGAAAAAGGGCAGAAAG ATTGCTGCATTTTTCATTGAATCTTTGCCAAGTGTTGGTGGTCAGATCATTCCACCAGAAGGTTATTTCCAGATGATAGCAGA ACACATACACAAGGCAGGAGGAGTTTTTGTTGCTGATGAAATTCAGGTTGGCTTTGGCAGGGTTGGCAAATGTTTTTGGGCATTCCAGCTTCAGGGAGAGGATTTCGTACCTGATATTGTCACTATGGGCAAACCAATGGGAAATGGGCACCCCATCGCCTGTGTAGCAACAACTAAAGAAATTGCAGAAGCATTTGCAGACACTGGAGTGGAGTATTTTAATACA TTTGGAGGAAATCCTGTTTCATGTGCAATAGGTTTAGCAGTTTTAGATGTGATTGAGAAGGAACATCTTCAAGCACATGCCACACAAGTAGGCAACTTCTTGATGGAATTACTGAATCAGCAGAAGGTCAAGCATCCTATCATTGGTGATGTCAG gggTGTTGGATTATTTATTGGAGTGGATTTGATAAAAGATCAAGAGAAAAGGACCCCAGCTACTAAAGAAGCTGAGTATTTAATAACAAG ATTAAAGAGAGAATATATTATGTTAAGTACAGATGGTCCAGGAAGAAACGTGCTTAAGTTCAAGCCTCCACTGTGCTTTACTATGGACAATGCCAAATTAGTTGTGGAGAAAATGGATGAAATATTAACAG ACATGGAAAGAGAAAAGACATGTGAGCCAGAAGGAAACCACCATTAA
- the HNRNPAB gene encoding heterogeneous nuclear ribonucleoprotein A/B isoform X1: MSEVEQQVADPADATQNGHEAAEGAGEQQAESGGAAAPVAASQNGAEGDQINASKNEEDAGKMFVGGLSWDTSKKDLKDYFTKFGEVADCTIKMDPNTGRSRGFGFILFKEAGSVDKVLEQKEHRLDGRLIDPKKAMAMKKDPVKKIFVGGLNPEATEEKIREYFGEFGEIEAIELPMDPKTNKRRGFVFITFKEEDPVKKILEKKFHNVSGSKCEIKVAQPKEVYQQQQFSSGGGRGSYGGRGRGGRGAQSYGNYWTQGYGNQGYGYQQGYGGYGGYDYSGCGYYEYGPGYDYSQGSANYGKSPRRGGHQNNYKPY, translated from the exons ATGTCCGAAGTGGAGCAGCAGGTGGCGGATCCCGCCGACGCCACCCAGAACGGGCACGAAGCGGCCGAAGGCGCCGGCGAGCAGCAGGCCGAGAGCGGCGGCGCGGCGGCGCCGGTGGCCGCCAGCCAGAACGGAGCCGAAGGCGACCAGATCAACGCCAGCAAGAACGAGGAGGATGCGGG GAAAATGTTTGTTGGTGGCCTCAGCTGGGATACAAGCAAAAAAGACTTGAAAGACTACTTCACTAAATTTGGTGAAGTGGCTGACTGTACAATAAAGATGGACCCGAACACAGGAAGATCAAGAGGTTTTGGATTTATTTTGTTCAAAGAAGCTGGAAGTGTTGACAAG GTATTGGAACAGAAAGAACACAGGTTAGATGGGCGACTTATTGACCCAAAAAAGGCCATGGCAATGAAAAAAGATCCAGTGAAGAAAATTTTTGTTGGTGGACTTAACCCTGAAGCCACAGAAGAGAAAATCCGGGAATACTTTGGAGAGTTTGGAGAG ATTGAAGCAATTGAACTTCCAATGGATCCAAAGACCAACAAAAGGAGAGGCTTTGTGTTCATCACTTTCAAGGAAGAAGATCCAGTCAAGAAGATCTTGGAGAAAAAATTCCATAATGTTAGCGGAAGCAAG TGTGAGATCAAGGTAGCGCAGCCGAAGGAAGTATACCAGCAGCAACAATTCAGTAGTGGTGGAGGAAGAGGCAGCTatggaggaagaggcagaggtGGAAGAGGTG CTCAAAGTTATGGCAATTACTGGACCCAGGGTTATGGGAATCAAGGATACGGCTATCAGCAAGGTTATGGTGGCTATGGAGGCTATGATTATTCAGGATGTGGGTATTATGAATATGGACCAGGCTATGATTACA GTCAAGGCAGTGCAAATTATGGGAAAAGTCCAAGACGTGGTGGTCATCAGAATAATTACAAGCCATATTGA
- the PHYKPL gene encoding 5-phosphohydroxy-L-lysine phospho-lyase isoform X1 has protein sequence MRSLFMWVITFTSVASTHMTVCMLGLFASCKLFFPEEPVKIVRAKGQYIYDEHGREYLDCINNVSHVGHCHPDVVKAAHEQNQLLNTNSRYLHDNLVDYAKRLSKTLPEKLCTFYFLNSGSEANDLALRLARQYTKHKDVIVLDHAYHGHLTSLIDISPYKFRNLEGQKEWVHVAPLPDTYRGMYREDHKDSVLAYANEVKKIIEQAQKKGRKIAAFFIESLPSVGGQIIPPEGYFQMIAEHIHKAGGVFVADEIQVGFGRVGKCFWAFQLQGEDFVPDIVTMGKPMGNGHPIACVATTKEIAEAFADTGVEYFNTFGGNPVSCAIGLAVLDVIEKEHLQAHATQVGNFLMELLNQQKVKHPIIGDVRGVGLFIGVDLIKDQEKRTPATKEAEYLITRLKREYIMLSTDGPGRNVLKFKPPLCFTMDNAKLVVEKMDEILTDMEREKTCEPEGNHH, from the exons ATGCGTTCCTTATTCATGTGGGTAATCACATTCACTTCAGTTGCATCTACCCACATGACTGTTTGCATGTTGGGCCTCTT CGCTTCCTGCAAGCTCTTTTTTCCTGAAGAGCCAGTGAAGATTGTTAGGGCAAAAGGCCAGTATATATATGATGAACATGGAAGAGAATACCTTGACTGTATCAACAATGTGTCTCATG TTGGGCACTGCCATCCTGATGTAGTAAAAGCAGCACATGAACAGAATCAGTTGCTAAATACAAATTCTCGCTATCTCCATGACAATTTGGTGGATTATgcaaagagactttctaaaacaCTGCCTGAGAAGCTGTGCACGTTCTATTTTTTGAATTCAGG ATCAGAAGCCAATGATCTTGCCTTGAGATTGGCACGACAATATACAAAACACAAGGATGTTATTGTTCTGGACCA tgcTTACCATGGACATCTGACATCCTTGATTGACATAAGTCCATATAAATTCAGAAATCTAGAAGGACAAAAGGAATGGGTCCACGTG GCTCCTCTCCCAGACACATACCGTGGAATGTACAGAGAAGACCATAAAGATTCAGTCCTAGCCTATGCCAACGAAGTGAAAAAAATAATTGAGCAAGCACAGAAAAAGGGCAGAAAG ATTGCTGCATTTTTCATTGAATCTTTGCCAAGTGTTGGTGGTCAGATCATTCCACCAGAAGGTTATTTCCAGATGATAGCAGA ACACATACACAAGGCAGGAGGAGTTTTTGTTGCTGATGAAATTCAGGTTGGCTTTGGCAGGGTTGGCAAATGTTTTTGGGCATTCCAGCTTCAGGGAGAGGATTTCGTACCTGATATTGTCACTATGGGCAAACCAATGGGAAATGGGCACCCCATCGCCTGTGTAGCAACAACTAAAGAAATTGCAGAAGCATTTGCAGACACTGGAGTGGAGTATTTTAATACA TTTGGAGGAAATCCTGTTTCATGTGCAATAGGTTTAGCAGTTTTAGATGTGATTGAGAAGGAACATCTTCAAGCACATGCCACACAAGTAGGCAACTTCTTGATGGAATTACTGAATCAGCAGAAGGTCAAGCATCCTATCATTGGTGATGTCAG gggTGTTGGATTATTTATTGGAGTGGATTTGATAAAAGATCAAGAGAAAAGGACCCCAGCTACTAAAGAAGCTGAGTATTTAATAACAAG ATTAAAGAGAGAATATATTATGTTAAGTACAGATGGTCCAGGAAGAAACGTGCTTAAGTTCAAGCCTCCACTGTGCTTTACTATGGACAATGCCAAATTAGTTGTGGAGAAAATGGATGAAATATTAACAG ACATGGAAAGAGAAAAGACATGTGAGCCAGAAGGAAACCACCATTAA
- the HNRNPAB gene encoding heterogeneous nuclear ribonucleoprotein A/B isoform X2, which yields MSEVEQQVADPADATQNGHEAAEGAGEQQAESGGAAAPVAASQNGAEGDQINASKNEEDAGKMFVGGLSWDTSKKDLKDYFTKFGEVADCTIKMDPNTGRSRGFGFILFKEAGSVDKVLEQKEHRLDGRLIDPKKAMAMKKDPVKKIFVGGLNPEATEEKIREYFGEFGEIEAIELPMDPKTNKRRGFVFITFKEEDPVKKILEKKFHNVSGSKCEIKVAQPKEVYQQQQFSSGGGRGSYGGRGRGGRGGQGSANYGKSPRRGGHQNNYKPY from the exons ATGTCCGAAGTGGAGCAGCAGGTGGCGGATCCCGCCGACGCCACCCAGAACGGGCACGAAGCGGCCGAAGGCGCCGGCGAGCAGCAGGCCGAGAGCGGCGGCGCGGCGGCGCCGGTGGCCGCCAGCCAGAACGGAGCCGAAGGCGACCAGATCAACGCCAGCAAGAACGAGGAGGATGCGGG GAAAATGTTTGTTGGTGGCCTCAGCTGGGATACAAGCAAAAAAGACTTGAAAGACTACTTCACTAAATTTGGTGAAGTGGCTGACTGTACAATAAAGATGGACCCGAACACAGGAAGATCAAGAGGTTTTGGATTTATTTTGTTCAAAGAAGCTGGAAGTGTTGACAAG GTATTGGAACAGAAAGAACACAGGTTAGATGGGCGACTTATTGACCCAAAAAAGGCCATGGCAATGAAAAAAGATCCAGTGAAGAAAATTTTTGTTGGTGGACTTAACCCTGAAGCCACAGAAGAGAAAATCCGGGAATACTTTGGAGAGTTTGGAGAG ATTGAAGCAATTGAACTTCCAATGGATCCAAAGACCAACAAAAGGAGAGGCTTTGTGTTCATCACTTTCAAGGAAGAAGATCCAGTCAAGAAGATCTTGGAGAAAAAATTCCATAATGTTAGCGGAAGCAAG TGTGAGATCAAGGTAGCGCAGCCGAAGGAAGTATACCAGCAGCAACAATTCAGTAGTGGTGGAGGAAGAGGCAGCTatggaggaagaggcagaggtGGAAGAGGTG GTCAAGGCAGTGCAAATTATGGGAAAAGTCCAAGACGTGGTGGTCATCAGAATAATTACAAGCCATATTGA